One genomic segment of Aquipluma nitroreducens includes these proteins:
- a CDS encoding contractile injection system tape measure protein: MKNSNHIIEKVLLEVNTSRLETAHMVRNNIDVLLKNELLPRLETLFDEYEFQDEIIRFDELTVDFSVGQNHDFSHLPSEIYRQLKAKFDTRNEHNMAFSEDALSVEQNAGRISATQNSGNVFLFFLKNGYLPWYGKEEQIRNFTRSEIWETNLDDRSFFRALDQILGSSETAANRFILQFPDEMITAYLRRKNLQIHAETSSILKISQNLDKEGRRIFLKLLIRLAHDDFPGVSKKLDRLIFGVYKADNPVTERLEIEQLKKLLQRIIPENALQDSVLEKIDWLIEGKPLVPNEIHRLPETKAESFLEKENDQIGVQNAGLILLHPFLKQFFATTGIQPSEDPDLAIQSLHFLATGNEDVFEGNLIMEKFLCGVPLKMPVQRLSLLTEAVKIEATELLSEVVRHWPALKNTSADGLRQLFIQRDGKLFQDDAKYKLIVERKAQDVLLESVSWNIAVIKLPWISKILFTEW; the protein is encoded by the coding sequence TTGAAAAACTCAAACCATATCATCGAAAAAGTCCTTTTGGAGGTGAATACTTCCAGGCTTGAAACGGCTCATATGGTGCGAAACAACATTGATGTTTTGCTGAAGAATGAGCTGCTTCCCAGGCTTGAAACGCTTTTCGATGAGTATGAATTTCAGGACGAAATAATCCGTTTTGATGAACTGACAGTAGATTTTTCAGTTGGGCAGAACCATGATTTCAGCCATCTTCCATCTGAAATTTACAGGCAGTTAAAAGCAAAGTTCGACACAAGAAATGAACATAACATGGCTTTTTCTGAAGACGCCCTGTCAGTAGAACAAAATGCCGGTCGCATTTCGGCCACACAAAATTCAGGAAATGTTTTTCTCTTTTTTCTGAAAAACGGCTATTTGCCCTGGTACGGAAAAGAAGAGCAGATCCGCAATTTTACCCGGAGTGAAATTTGGGAGACCAATCTGGATGATCGGTCTTTTTTCAGGGCGCTTGACCAAATCTTGGGAAGCAGCGAAACGGCTGCCAATCGTTTCATTCTTCAATTTCCGGACGAAATGATAACCGCCTACCTGCGTCGGAAAAATCTACAGATTCACGCCGAAACTTCCTCTATTCTGAAGATTAGTCAGAATCTGGACAAGGAAGGCAGGCGTATTTTTCTGAAACTGCTCATCAGATTGGCGCACGACGACTTTCCGGGAGTTTCAAAAAAACTTGACCGGCTGATTTTTGGCGTTTATAAAGCCGACAATCCGGTTACTGAACGATTAGAAATAGAGCAATTAAAAAAACTTTTACAGCGTATCATACCGGAAAATGCACTTCAGGATTCAGTTCTTGAAAAAATTGACTGGCTGATTGAAGGCAAACCCCTCGTCCCGAACGAAATCCATCGGCTTCCGGAGACAAAAGCAGAATCGTTTCTTGAAAAAGAGAACGACCAGATAGGAGTTCAAAATGCAGGATTAATTCTGCTGCACCCCTTCCTGAAACAGTTTTTTGCAACAACCGGAATCCAGCCGTCTGAAGACCCTGATCTGGCGATTCAGTCGCTGCATTTTTTGGCTACCGGAAATGAAGATGTATTTGAAGGGAACCTGATCATGGAAAAGTTTCTGTGCGGAGTACCCCTGAAAATGCCCGTTCAGAGATTGAGCCTTCTAACGGAAGCAGTCAAAATTGAAGCAACCGAATTACTGAGTGAAGTGGTCAGACACTGGCCTGCCCTGAAAAATACATCTGCCGATGGATTGCGGCAGTTATTTATTCAGCGCGACGGAAAACTATTTCAGGATGATGCAAAATACAAACTAATTGTGGAACGCAAAGCGCAGGATGTTCTTTTGGAAAGCGTATCGTGGAATATCGCTGTGATTAAGTTGCCGTGGATTTCGAAAATTTTATTCACTGAATGGTAA
- a CDS encoding eCIS core domain-containing protein — protein sequence MKTKINKPEAKNQSATPFFAAKNSGGFIPVQAKLMVNEPGDAFETEADRVADAVVQPASGESQAFFHPASAPIVQRRAEEPVQDIESGSFSPIAETEDLIASVSGSGVQLDPDTRLGMEQRFGADFSGVKIHSDSSSAALSNRLGAHAFTTGNDIFFNSGKYSPETLSGKHLLAHELTHTIQHGGNSKLQNKSAIQRWPWDTLSPEETLANDKREFRSRNYGPITYTQAAVSGSGFDASYSPATSILNITVRGKIRFADTLSGGAGGYSSSNSFMNSAGFIPIMNALPPEVQARILPYFQWTEDQKQIHLIRFRQNLEAATALWQNTGMSLQVSETGWEDVTATPSIHLDITEGNAVQGTNASGGTDVASSDHLQVEIVKQPTADDVANIQRIITEYNATTGASVTNGMLRGVRSYLGNDPGSRGSAPQGVNNFMSLESDRSDDPANKYYFQSVYFANNESQLSEEARAGLDAFFSDPMILLDNADRAVDIDLHGYASAPGSTAYNSTLVEARMNSVQNYIDERVDNSNISMNYYTTNRNNDSDASAEADLAAFPDRHDPADFRRVDIMVTRQGRGGQNVFAHELGHVFGLGDEYVETANGYNRPAGALASHDQLAKNAGVTGGAVVGNDNRIMSTGNVVGAEHYSTFADALNRLTSKTWRVNN from the coding sequence ATGAAGACGAAAATAAATAAACCGGAAGCAAAAAATCAAAGCGCCACTCCCTTTTTTGCGGCAAAAAACAGCGGAGGATTTATACCTGTTCAGGCGAAATTAATGGTCAATGAACCAGGCGATGCATTCGAAACAGAGGCTGACCGGGTTGCCGATGCGGTTGTTCAACCAGCTTCCGGCGAAAGTCAGGCTTTCTTTCATCCTGCAAGTGCCCCGATTGTTCAACGCCGGGCTGAAGAACCTGTTCAGGATATTGAATCGGGTTCATTTTCACCAATTGCCGAGACAGAAGATCTGATCGCAAGCGTTTCAGGAAGCGGAGTACAGCTTGATCCTGACACCAGATTGGGAATGGAACAACGATTTGGCGCCGATTTTAGTGGCGTTAAAATACATTCCGACAGTTCTTCCGCTGCGCTGAGCAACCGACTGGGCGCGCATGCCTTCACCACCGGAAACGATATTTTCTTCAACTCCGGAAAATACAGTCCGGAAACCTTATCGGGCAAACATTTGCTGGCTCACGAATTAACACACACCATCCAGCATGGAGGAAATTCAAAGCTTCAGAATAAATCTGCCATTCAGCGCTGGCCATGGGACACATTAAGTCCGGAAGAAACCCTGGCCAATGACAAACGGGAGTTCCGGAGCCGGAACTATGGCCCGATAACCTACACCCAGGCTGCAGTTTCGGGTTCAGGTTTTGACGCCAGTTATTCACCAGCGACGAGCATTCTCAACATTACTGTCCGTGGAAAAATTCGTTTTGCCGACACCCTGAGCGGTGGTGCAGGAGGATATTCCTCATCGAACAGTTTTATGAACAGCGCTGGATTTATACCAATTATGAATGCTTTGCCTCCTGAAGTTCAGGCACGCATCCTACCCTATTTTCAGTGGACAGAGGATCAGAAACAAATTCATCTGATCCGCTTCAGGCAAAATCTGGAAGCAGCAACGGCACTTTGGCAAAATACCGGAATGTCGCTCCAGGTATCGGAAACCGGATGGGAAGATGTAACGGCAACGCCTTCGATTCATCTGGATATTACCGAAGGAAATGCTGTTCAGGGAACCAATGCCTCAGGTGGAACGGATGTTGCGTCGAGCGACCACCTTCAGGTAGAAATCGTAAAACAGCCAACAGCCGACGATGTGGCTAATATCCAGCGGATTATTACCGAATACAATGCCACAACAGGAGCTTCGGTTACCAATGGTATGCTGCGCGGAGTTCGCTCCTATCTGGGCAACGACCCAGGAAGCCGCGGTTCTGCACCACAGGGTGTCAACAATTTTATGTCGCTCGAAAGTGACCGGAGCGATGATCCGGCAAACAAATATTATTTCCAAAGTGTCTATTTTGCCAACAACGAAAGCCAGCTGTCGGAAGAAGCCAGGGCTGGTTTGGATGCATTTTTCAGCGATCCGATGATTCTGCTGGACAATGCCGACCGTGCTGTTGACATTGATTTGCACGGATATGCTTCAGCACCGGGATCAACAGCCTATAACAGTACTTTGGTCGAGGCCCGTATGAACTCGGTTCAGAATTACATCGACGAGCGTGTTGACAATTCAAACATCAGCATGAATTATTATACCACGAACCGGAACAATGATTCGGATGCCAGTGCAGAAGCCGATTTGGCCGCTTTCCCTGACCGGCATGATCCGGCCGATTTCCGTAGGGTTGACATTATGGTGACCCGTCAGGGACGCGGCGGACAAAATGTATTTGCACACGAATTAGGCCATGTGTTCGGACTGGGTGATGAATATGTGGAAACCGCAAACGGATACAACCGACCAGCTGGGGCATTGGCTTCGCACGACCAGCTGGCCAAAAACGCCGGAGTTACAGGTGGCGCAGTGGTTGGTAACGATAACCGGATCATGTCGACTGGGAATGTGGTTGGCGCCGAACATTATTCAACTTTTGCTGATGCCCTGAACCGATTGACATCGAAAACGTGGAGAGTCAATAATTAG